One stretch of Podospora pseudoanserina strain CBS 124.78 chromosome 4, whole genome shotgun sequence DNA includes these proteins:
- a CDS encoding hypothetical protein (EggNog:ENOG503NUDR) has product MNRFRTKKKQKEVEAPTTRSSEDSEQSSLPFRGFRNRKKVQQEETKPEFDLATALPSTDDFRTSLLMSNLSARFSMLREQDDPNTKIGKASDDSVLYPNRQSRMADFGFSGGAGLADIAEVESIRAATFLRKDSFASDDTDVKGGVMNRSKPLEGNNLFGGRQKVYKIPAGSKAAAGGLGGRALYDDDVPMSAFQKWRQAERERSMERGEAQSDQPEEDVEPTRSASPPPSAYNQKRETSSTMSSASNLARNSTAATSITSQTANSVKDSSSAATFSTTANTGPVTRARRLYEQGLNQDLQEQQSSALSRLDTMTRQRPFGTRNDAGAAPSPSTAFALDRSVSERRAMLAKASAPNLRTPSSTTTVSPVSSASSVPKPSPQPEAKTNFGAAPPLSPPISETGEQPFLPIQPNDVGKATALGMFQKPSQPYDESTYAQRQIQLQQGRETPTPKISLDASSNLSPPSQASQGMPPTPVPDSELPTPPIISNLNLSLSTPDLSLQRPADEDHPALRQSAMPTPLSVTPRVSSPPPTIQTSSEVSEEPVPIDSPTLGPAPGLAGLSGMVRQHLRSESTNSSIYDGGPQTSGVDSRFNTTLFSPSIVNDLASRSNPWMNGDQEWAVSYYGGNPDKEPAPETANPDVTPEAKADITEEEVDEFATQLADARRRVREKLTSYVESDSSRAGSPVPQEAAPPASSTSLSLGILKSKSSKGSIVERSRNTSAAPSKVTKMLGIGAATMSTSPLPTKQSFDDKDVSTLATMREESRQQEVESQDTRHSSESATSGEPATKPEDEDSSRTPPGLRAFQKARRELQKRKELETLARRQATQTSAATDGQTPLQPPPRADRSMNQRSPPSGDRRPPPVTYRPRAPSDESNYSNSPSGRDRSGSERSEGGGRSHSRPPRLMTNGNIMSHDQLAPCSARTPMMRSPGLPGTDIKGSPIMPPHPYPGRGVPSPAASPMLNQSRPVGNLALHTNRLGIDVHPGQPSPISPMGLPSPSPYGVGASPSPVGTSTSFGPRIGRQPSVSQSPALGPVNAKRIVDKREISEPTLMSATTRVPTVNLPHQRAMGPDGNDRGRPYPESRSRSSSRGGAPPPLPPINPRRRRDDSSAGRMPEDSGMAAPRLPFASQANHSASSLDHASEDEMGRRRLRKARPSDGPTPPSPRTSGGTRDKSPPFLAKGPLPRMNPGMGPGGMI; this is encoded by the coding sequence ATGAACCGGTTCAGgacaaagaagaagcagaaggaggtggaggcgccGACGACTCGGTCGAGTGAGGACTCGGAGCAGTCGTCTCTTCCCTTCAGAGGGTTTCGCAATCGCAAAAAGGTTCAGCAGGAGGAGACCAAGCCAGAGTTCGATCTCGCCACTGCTCTTCCTTCCACCGATGATTTCCGGACCAGTCTGTTGATGTCTAACCTCTCCGCCCGGTTCTCCATGTTGAGGGAACAAGATGATCCAAACACCAAGATTGGGAAGGCCAGCGATGACAGCGTATTATACCCAAATCGACAGTCCCGCATGGCCGACTTTGGGTtctctggtggtgctggtttgGCTGACATCGCTGAGGTGGAGTCGATCAGGGCTGCTACTTTCTTGCGAAAAGACTCTTTTGCGTCTGATGACACCGACGTGAAAGGGGGTGTTATGAACCGTTCAAAGCCGCTAGAGGGCAACAACTTGTTTGGCGGGCGACAAAAAGTTTACAAAATTCCGGCTGGGTCAAAGGCTGCTGCAGGAGGCCTGGGAGGACGGGCTTTgtacgacgacgacgttcCAATGTCGGCTTTTCAGAAATGGAGACAAGCTGAACGGGAGAGGTCTAtggagagaggagaggctCAGTCAGATCAGCCCGAAGAAGATGTTGAGCCAACGCGGTCggcatctcctccacccagtGCGTACAACCAAAAAAGGGAGACATCCTCAACCATGTCATCGGCTTCCAATTTGGCTCGCAACTCCACAGCGGCCACTTCGATTACCTCTCAGACTGCCAATAGCGTCAAGGATTCGTCCTCAGCGGCAACTTTCTCGACTACCGCGAATACTGGGCCGGTCACGAGAGCGAGACGGCTGTATGAGCAGGGTCTTAATCAGGATCTACAAGAGCAGCAATCCTCTGCCTTGTCTCGTCTCGACACAATGACCCGCCAAAGACCCTTTGGCACCCGCAATGACGCAGGAGCGgcaccttccccctcaactGCCTTTGCTCTCGACAGATCGGTGAGCGAGAGACGGGCAATGTTGGCAAAGGCTAGCGCCCCAAATCTGAGGACCCCCAGCTCTACCACCACTGTCTCTCCTGTGAGCTCAGCGAGCTCAGTTCCGAAGCCTTCGCCTCAGCCTGAAGCAAAGACAAACTTCGGCGCCGCACCCCCTCTCAGTCCACCCATCAGCGAGACCGGCGAACAGCCCTTCCTGCCAATTCAGCCAAACGATGTTGGCAAGGCGACGGCCCTTGGCATGTTCCAGAAGCCATCGCAACCGTATGATGAATCCACGTACGCCCAGCGCCAGATTCAGCTGCAACAGGGCAGGGAGACGCCTACCCCAAAAATCAGCCTCGatgccagcagcaaccttTCGCCGCCGTCACAAGCCTCACAGGGGATGCCGCCAACCCCGGTTCCCGACTCCGAGCTTCCAACCCCACCGATCATCTCCAACCTAAACCTGTCTCTCTCCACGCCCGACCTCAGCCTCCAACGCCCGGCTGACGAGGACCACCCAGCTCTCAGGCAATCAGCAATGCCTACCCCCCTCTCCGTCACCCCAAGGGTTTCTAGCCCGCCTCCGACCATCCAGACATCGTCTGAAGTGTCTGAAGAGCCAGTGCCAATCGATTCGCCAACCCTGGGCCCAGCTCCCGGCTTGGCTGGCTTGAGCGGCATGGTTCGCCAACACCTGCGTAGTGAAAGCACAAACTCGTCGATCTACGACGGCGGACCTCAGACATCAGGCGTTGACTCCCGCTTCAACACGACACTGTTCAGCCCATCTATTGTTAATGACCTTGCGTCCCGCTCAAACCCTTGGATGAATGGTGATCAAGAGTGGGCTGTTTCGTACTACGGCGGTAACCCTGACAAGGAGCCTGCTCCAGAGACAGCTAACCCAGATGTAACCCCCGAAGCCAAGGCCGATATCaccgaagaagaagtcgaTGAGTTTGCCACCCAGCTCGCCGATGCCCGCCGTCGTGTCAGGGAGAAGTTGACGTCGTATGTCGAGTCAGATAGCAGCAGAGCCGGTTCCCCTGTGCCCCAAGAGGCGGCGCCTcccgcatcatcaacatcattgAGTCTTGGTATCCTCAAGTCGAAGTCGAGCAAGGGTTCCATTGTGGAGCGATCGCGAAACACTAGCGCTGCGCCATCGAAAGTCACCAAGATGCTGGGAATTGGTGCTGCAACCATGAGCACGTCTCCGTTGCCAACCAAGCAATCCTTCGATGACAAGGATGTCTCGACACTTGCCACTATGAGAGAGGAGTCCAGACAGCAAGAGGTCGAGTCGCAGGACACCCGCCATTCTTCGGAATCAGCGACTAGCGGTGAACCAGCGACCAAGCCAGAGGATGAAGACAGTTCCCGTACTCCTCCTGGTCTGAGAGCGTTCCAGAAAGCCAGACGGGAACTTCAGAAAcgcaaggagctggagacgCTGGCGCGCCGTCAAGCCACGCAAACATCAGCCGCTACCGATGGCCAAACACCCCTTCAGCCACCCCCTAGAGCTGACCGTAGCATGAACCAACGCTCGCCGCCGAGCGGCGATAGGAGACCGCCTCCCGTAACATACCGGCCACGTGCTCCCAGTGATGAAAGCAACTACAGCAACTCCCCGAGTGGACGCGATCGCAGTGGCTCGGAGAGAtcggagggtggtggtcgttCGCATagccgccctcctcgcctgaTGACCAACGGCAACATTATGTCTCACGATCAGTTGGCTCCCTGTAGTGCTCGCACACCAATGATGCGCTCTCCTGGTCTGCCAGGGACTGACATCAAGGGGTCTCCCATCATGCCTCCTCATCCCTATCCCGGCCGCGGGGTTCCGTCACCGGCCGCCTCTCCTATGCTCAACCAGTCGAGACCAGTCGGAAATCTGGCTCTACACACGAATCGCCTCGGTATTGACGTCCACCCCGGGCAACCCTCACCCATTTCTCCCATGGGCCTCCCGTCCCCGTCGCCCTATGGTGTTGGAGCATCGCCCTCGCCTGTTGGAACATCTACTTCGTTCGGTCCCCGGATAGGTCGACAACCATCAGTCTCTCAATCGCCAGCCTTGGGACCGGTGAATGCGAAGCGAATTGTCGACAAGCGAGAAATTTCCGAGCCCACGCTCATGTCAGCCACCACTCGCGTCCCAACCGTTaacctcccccaccagcgTGCTATGGGCCCGGATGGAAACGATAGAGGACGCCCGTATCCGGAGTCGAGGTCACGTTCGAGCAGCCGCGGGGGTGCGCCGCCGCCTCTGCCTCCGATCAATCCACGACGCAGACGAGATGATTCGAGTGCTGGACGCATGCCGGAAGATTCCGGCATGGCTGCCCCGAGGTTGCCTTTCGCCAGCCAAGCGAACCACAGTGCTTCCAGTCTTGACCATGCCAGCGAAGACGAGATGGGCCGCCGCAGGTTGCGCAAGGCCAGGCCCTCCGATGGACCTACTCCCCCAAGCCCCAGGACCTCTGGCGGAACTCGGGACAAGAGCCCACCATTTCTTGCCAAGGGCCCTCTGCCGAGAATGAACCCAGGCATGGGCCCCGGTGGCATGATTTAA
- a CDS encoding hypothetical protein (EggNog:ENOG503PWKH), which produces MNGYHDHNEHANRYHHRPTGGFASHGAPPPPPGFSPASTGLPPLQPAPRRPPPSAHAIPLTPPPPPPPPPPSATPLTSIRHQQPTHHHHQHHHHQHHHPSHLITATTSPPLPSPSASSIPSESRTLLTFPTPGLPSPRIIRPSQPPVRYPPSTIKYNNSDPHHQRHIVSTLQTTSNLRNLSFLFHPPAPSRQQQPTDSNAHLPAQIQTNRWLCCQCAEEGFVDPVGTVHLVGEAEEMYSTCLFRPSSCHHKKCVNCVLYAGPASSRDPVRGVKFLVRTVGGLYTSGRFIDPVRWECGVCGEWDNNKIDGGVRMGTGCQGRGCKAQGWGGWGGGRRGFFTRESIVLNRYGQRLGTADQRVAFEGGPWIGIDGGWGMGDEGGWRRGRERRVWGVGEQVPGYEYRRPPPLDEDDERENSEYEGSFLAGLPVEGGDKGKGKEREGGWRWRGWFVVGRESGSLVELRGYWHTCHDNEEEAGEEAESRA; this is translated from the exons aTGAACGGCTACCACGATCACAACGAACATGCCAACCGATACCACCATCGACCGACGGGGGGGTTTGCGTCTCATGGtgcgcctccaccaccaccggggtTTTCTCCGGCGTCGACTGGGCTGCCACCGCTTCAACCTGCGccacgacgaccaccaccatcagcgCATGCGATACCCttgacaccaccaccgccgccgccgccgccgccgccgagcgCTACCCCCCTTACGTCGATACGACACCAGCAGCcgacacaccaccaccaccaacaccaccaccaccaacaccaccacccatcgcACCTCATCACcgcaacaacatcaccaccattaccctccccttccgcctcctccatcccatcagAATCccgcaccctcctcaccttcccaaccccaggcctcccctccccccgaaTAATCCgcccatcccaaccccccgtGCGataccccccctcaacaataAAATACAACAACTCcgacccccaccaccagcgacACATCGTCTCAACCCTCCAaacaacctccaacctccgaaacctctccttcttgttccatccccccgccccatcccggcaacaacaaccgacCGATAGCAAcgcccacctccccgcccaAATCCAAACCAACCGCTGGCTCTGTTGCCAGTGCGCAGAAGAGGGCTTCGTCGACCCGGTAGGAACAGTCCACCTCGTGGGTGAAGCAGAAGAGATGTACAGCACCTGCCTGTTCCGCCCATCCAGCTGCCACCACAAAAAGTGCGTAAACTGTGTTTTATACGCTGGCCCAGCCTCCAGCCGAGACCCGGTACGGGGGGTGAAATTTCTTGTTAGGACTGTTGGGGGGTTGTACACCAGTGGACGGTTTATCGACCCTGTACGCTGGGAGTGTGGGGTATGCGGGGAGTGGGACAATAACAAGATTGAcgggggggtgaggatgggaacTGGTTGTCAAGGACGGGGTTGTAAAGCAcagggatgggggggttggggaggagggaggagggggtttttcACCCGGGAGAGTATTGTTCTCAATCGGTATGGACAGAGGCTGGGGACGGCGGATCAGAGGGTTGCCTTTGAGGGGGGGCCGTGGATTGGCATAgacgggggttgggggatgggagaT gaggggggttggaggaggggaagggagaggagggtttggggggttggggagcagGTTCCGGGGTATGAGTATAGgaggccgccgccgttggatgaggatgatgagagggagAATAGTGAGTATGAGGGCAGTTTCCTGGCCGGCTTGccggttgaggggggggataaagggaaggggaaggagagggaggggggatggagatggagggggtggtttgtggTGGGCAGG
- a CDS encoding hypothetical protein (EggNog:ENOG503Q0C4) yields the protein MDGSAANPPQKGSLPDGGLTNSLEEMLTYQKAKLASMASSPKVDPKADTPKRESGSEYSKSSSYPEGSKAGKVKKVSKRKGGKGKGGKNTDRPKSPLTTKLVVKDESAAADKEQSVKTETPAGSEYQVDVKVGTDDRVDSKASIKVEAPANIEYEHKVKSESVAAVETDEIPIDVGENDPSIKTEIKKENSFGSGHGFEFKSPCNPSIKAEIKEESASGSDRGIDFKSPPSPPKTPVKAEDQAALGPQINKESSGSDYAVTTQEESPVISDETNTMKLAKSSSENLLQNTKGETAGSNNSDVQQGSDDSPPVQIRPKVQILTYHRDADMYVRVRNAASLGYGYAHVRKDALISASGTIKAKFGNAANAIMTDKDDSPFGLNVVFSILHHKYHELGIRPTIPELYGLAQVVEKYDVAHVIVPFAEKWLVHDLNFHIIMAGENLNNERVMVMTWIFGEGRWFSRTLPKVAREATLQDGVLTGADGPFAGRIPDHLIECMSKYRLFCLRKLHKCIDEPLTALINGSRQYCRAGDATADIKESCNHQHLGGMISGLTIAGLVPFPEPEQYQGSVLDLIQKLQSIRPVRYKVPGISPHIDTHQNCGIRHLQLLKAVGAEPIRLTNELYQDFKRHGQKTGVFSEELYNELKVEEIHPATDNFKDDQDHFVQESWELDFEVDQGRNRGWCVVC from the exons ATGGATGGATCTGCTGCTAACCCGCCACAAAAGGGCTCACTCCCCGACGGTGGTCTCACCAATTCCCTCGAGGAGATGTTGACCTACCAGAAGGCCAAACTGGCTTCCATGGCGAGTTCTCCCAAGGTCGACCCCAAGGCCGACACCCCCAAGCGTGAGAGTGGCTCCGAGTACTCCAAGAGCTCCTCTTACCCCGAGGGCAGCAAGGCCGGCAAGGTCAAAAAGGTCAGCAAGCGTAAGGgcggcaaaggcaaaggcggcAAGAATACCGATCGCCCCAAGTCCCCTCTGACGACCAAGTTGGTCGTCAAGGATGagtctgctgctgccgacaAAGAGCAGTCTGTCAAGACTGAGACTCCTGCCGGCTCCGAGTACCAGGTCGACGTCAAGGTCGGGACCGACGATCGTGTCGACAGCAAGGCCAGTATCAAGGTTGAAGCTCCTGCTAATATCGAGTATGAGCACAAGGTTAAGTCTGAGTCTGTCGCTGCTGTCGAGACTGACGAGATTCCCATCGATGTTGGCGAGAAtgacccctccatcaagacCGAGATCAAAAAGGAAAATTCCTTTGGCTCTGGCCACGGCTTCGAGTTCAAGAGCCCGTGCAATCCCTCCATCAAAGCtgagatcaaggaggagagcgCCTCTGGCTCTGATCGCGGCATCGATTTCAAAAGCCCGCCTAGCCCTCCCAAGACTCCCGTCAAGGCCGAGGATCAAGCTGCTTTGGGCCCTCAGATCAACAAGGAGAGCTCCGGCTCTGACTATGCCGTCACGACTCAGGAGGAGAGTCCCGTTATCTCCGACGAGACCAATACCATGAAGCTTGCGAAGTCTTCTTCGGAGAATCTTCTCCAGAATACCAAGGGAGAGACCGCCGGCTCCAACAATTCCGATGTTCAGCAGGGGTCTGACGACAGCCCCCCTGTCCAGATTCGTCCAAAGGTCCAAATCCTGACATACCATCGAGACGCCGACATGTATGTCCGTGTCCGTAACGCCGCGTCTCTCGGTTACGG GTATGCTCATGTCCGCAAGGATGCCCTGATTTCTGCTTCGGGCACCATAAAGGCGAAATTCGGCAATGCTGCCAATGCCATCATGACGGATAAGGACGATAGTCCTTTTGGGTTGAACGTTGTGTTTTCTATCCTTCACCACAAGTACCACGAACTTGGCATTCGTCCGACTATTCCTGAGCTCTATGGCCTG GCCCAGGTAGTGGAGAAGTACGATGTGGCCCACGTTATTGTGCCGTTTGCCGAGAAATGGTTGGTTCATGATTTGAATTTTCATATCATCATGGCCGGGGAGAATCTCAACAACGAGCGGGTCATGGTGATGACATGGATCTTTGGTGAGGGCCGCTGGTTCTCCCGCACTCTTCCCAAGGTTGCCCGCGAGGCTACGCTTCAGGACGGCGTCCTTACGGGCGCCGATGGTCCTTTCGCTGGAAGAATTCCGGACCATTTGATCG AATGCATGTCCAAGTATCGGCTGTTCTGCCTTCGCAAGTTGCACAAGTGCATCGATGAGCCCTTGACGGCACTGATCAACGGATCTCGTCAATACTGTCGCGCTGGCGATGCCACCGCCGACATCAAAGAATCCTGCAACCATCAGCACCTCGGAGGAATGATCTCTGGGCTGACCATCGCCGGGTTGGTCCCCTTCccggagccggagcagtACCAAGGAAGCGTTTTGGACCTCATCCAGAAGCTGCAGTCCATCCGCCCTGTGCGCTACAAGGTTCCGGGTATCTCGCCCCATATTGACACGCACCAGAACTGCGGCATTCGCCATTTGCAGCTTCTCAAGGCAGTTGGGGCTGAGCCCATTCGTTTGACCAACGAGTTGTACCAAGACTTCAAGCGCCATGGTCAGAAGACCGGCGTGTTCTCGGAGGAGCTCTACAATGAGCTCAAGGTTGAAGAGATCCATCCGGCCACGGATAACTTCAAGGATGACCAGGATCACTTTGTTCAGGAGTCTTGGGAGTTGGATTTTGAAGTAGATCAAGGAAGAAACAGGGGATGGTGCGTTGTTTGCTGA
- a CDS encoding hypothetical protein (CAZy:GH3; COG:G; EggNog:ENOG503NV3U) — protein sequence MKCLENIGRYASFWGPNPRSAGRGSAVGKTPKWKLSTKKAAISVLSAIQALANPHTSRTHQKTILIEQEHRDEFVPYKAPSELPFYGRSPPVYPAPTANGTTPLWSHPHHLASLLVSNLTLQEKLNLTIGHAGPCVGNTAPIPRLSIPSLCIADGPASLRGQEYVSAFPAGVHLAATFDTDLMSLYGRALGREFHNRGVNIALGPIAGPIGRIVKGGRSWEGGGPDPYLAGKLFGKVTRAMQEQGVVAVGKHWVGNEQETRRRLDWDNGRHAVSAEVDDRTLHEVYVWPFMEGLKEGMGGVMCSYQRVNHSYGCQNSKLINGVLKQELGFEGFVVSDWDGQVSGVGSANAGLDLVMPGKGFWGSSLEEAVRNGSVSEERVDDMARRVLAGWYLLGQDRGYPERAIWGNLERHGAVDVMEDHGGLIREVGAAGTVVVKNEKGTLPLGRKRRLVCVFGYDAQVKASPWTNRDRYGGGYEENYGWETFNGTLITGGGSGSTTPPYVVSPFEAIQHRVRKEGGILRWDFWSGNPTPYLNADACAVFINSYASESFDRKNLTDKFSDDLVLNVASWCSNTIVIVHSTSIRLVEAFITHPNVTAVVMAGLPGQESGNSLVDILWGDVNPSGRLPYTIAKSEQDYGAVLDPAGAEDEDFPEDDFSREGVLLDYRAFDRDGITPRFEFGFGLSYTSFSYSSLHTTVKPRVDTNMGEWPEKNKEIVQGGHPDLWDVVAVVTCHITNTGDLHGAEVAQLYLGVPNSEKDGKTPVRQLRGFKKVGPLAPGETRQVIFELTRRDLSVWDVFKQQWRMRRGEYKVQIGASSRDLRLETVIILE from the exons ATGAAGTGTCTCGAGAACATTGGCCGCTATGCCAGCTTCTGGGGCCCAAACCCCCGATCTGCAGGCAGAGGAAGTGCAGTTGGCAAGACCCCAAAGTGGAAGCTCAGCACCAAGAAAGCCGCCATCTCGGTGCTGTCAGCCATTCaagccctcgccaacccgCACACATCTCGAACTCATCAAAAGACTATCCTCATCGAGCAAGAGCACAGGGATGAGTTTGTACCATACAAGGCCCCTTCAGAACTGCCATTCTATGGCCGCAGTCCACCGGTTTATCCTGCCC CAACCGccaacggcaccacccccctctggtcccacccccaccacctcgcctccctcctcgtctccaacctcaccctccaagaAAAACTCAACCTTACCATCGGCCATGCGGGCCCTTGCGTGGGTAACACCGCCCCAATCCCCAGACtatccatcccctccctctgcaTAGCCGATGGCCCTGCCTCTCTCCGCGGCCAGGAATATGTCTCCGCCTTTCCCGCGGGTGTCCATCTCGCCGCGACCTTTGACACAGATCTCATGTCCCTTTATGGCCGCGCCTTAGGTAGGGAGTTTCACAACCGCGGTGTGAACATTGCTCTTGGTCCCATCGCCGGGCCCATAGGCAGGATAGtcaaaggggggaggagctgggaagggggaggaccAGACCCCTATCTGGCGGGAAAGTTATTTGGGAAGGTGACAAGAGCTATGCAAGAGCAGGGTGTGGTAGCGGTGGGAAAACACTGGGTGGGAAATGAGcaggagacgaggaggaggttggattGGGATAATGGACGGCATGCTGTTAGtgccgaggttgatgatAGGACGTTGCATGAGGTGTATGTTTGGCCTTttatggaggggttgaaggaggggatgggaggggtgatGTGTAGTTACCAGCGGGTTAACCACTCGTATGGGTGTCAGAATTCCAAGTTGATCAATGGGGTGTTGAAGCAAGAGTTGGGGTTCGAGGGGTTCGTGGTTAGTGATTGGGATGGGCAGGTCAGTGGGGTGGGGAGTGCGAATGCGGGGTTGGATTTGGTGATgccggggaaggggttttgggggagcagtttggaggaggcggtgaggaATGGGAGTGTGagtgaggagagggtggatgatatggcgaggagggtgttggcgggGTGGTATCTGCTGGGCCAGGATAGGGGATATCCGGAGAGGGCGATATGGGGGAATTTGGAGAGGCATGGGGCCGTGGATGTGATGGAGGATCATGGGGGGTTGATTAGAGAGGTTGGGGCGgcggggacggtggtggtgaagaatgAGAAGGGGACGTTGCCGTTGgggaggaagcggaggtTGGTTTGCGTTTTTGGGTACGATGCTCAGGTGAAGGCCAGTCCGTGGACGAACAGGGATCGGTATGGGGGTGGGTATGAGGAGAATTATGGGTGGGAGACGTTTAATGGGACCTTGATTACTGGGGGTGGATCGGGTAGTACCACACCGCCGTATGTGGTCAGCCCGTTTGAGGCGATTCAGCATCGAGTACGGAAAGAAGGGGGCATTCTTCGCTGGGACTTTTGGTCTGGAAATCCCACGCCATACCTCAACGCAGACGCCTGCGCAGTCTTCATCAACTCTTACGCATCCGAGTCATTCGACAGAAAGAACCTGACCGACAAATTCAGCGACGACCTCGTGCTCAACGTAGCCAGCTGGTGCAGCAACACCATTGTCATCGTCCACTCCACCAGCATCCGCTTAGTCGAAGCAttcatcacccaccccaacgTAACAGCCGTCGTCATGGCCGGCCTACCAGGTCAAGAATCCGGCAACAGTCTGGTTGACATTCTCTGGGGCGACGTCAACCCATCCGGCCGCCTGCCATACACCATTGCCAAATCAGAGCAAGACTATGGCGCTGTCCTCGATCCAGCAGGAGCAGAAGACGAAGACTTTCCCGAAGATGACTTTTCCAGAGAGGGTGTCTTGCTCGATTACCGAGCCTTTGACAGAGATGGCATCACACCCAGATTCGAATTCGGGTTTGGATTGAGTTACACCTCATTCTCGTATTCATCCTTGCATACCACTGTCAAACCCCGTGTCGATACCAACATGGGGGAGTGGCCCGAGAAAAACAAGGAAATCGTTCAAGGCGGACATCCAGACTTGTGGGATGTAGTGGCGGTAGTGACATGTCACATCACCAATACTGGTGATCTGCACGGAGCAGAGGTTGCGCAGCTTTATCTCGGTGTGCCGAATTCTGAAAAGGACGGGAAGACACCGGTTAGACAGCTGAGAGGGTTCAAGAAGGTTGGACCTCTTGCGCCGGGGGAGACAAGACAGGTGATATTTGAGTTGACAAGAAGGGACTTGAGTGTGTGGGATGTCTTCAAGCAGcagtggaggatgaggaggggagagtaCAAGGTTCAGATCGGGGCAAGCAGTCGGGATTTGAGGTTGGAGACGGTTATCATTCTGGAATAG
- a CDS encoding hypothetical protein (EggNog:ENOG503P5E7; COG:S) gives MAFIRPFEPKDTEDCKATLPPSLASSPACVAMAPYLWTLQFTHLFPEHCFVLDDGSGRAVGYVIGTPDVFALEEMYPRYVEEVLGSEQGRRDVPPPEQMERLEEWWVGGGEGGKEGE, from the exons ATGGCATTCATCCGCCCTTTTGAACCAAAGGACACGGAGGACTGCAA AGctaccctccccccttcGCTCGCCTCGTCCCCGGCCTGTGTGGCTATGGCGCCCTACCTCTGGACGTTGCAGTTCACGCACCTCTTTCCTGAGCACTGTTTTGtgcttgatgatgggagtgGCAGGGCGGTGGGGTATGTAATTGGGACGCCTGACGTTTTTGCGCTAGAGGAAATGTATCCGAGgtatgtggaggaggtgttggggagtgagcaggggaggagggatgtaCCGCCTCCGGAGCAGAtggagaggctggaggagtggtgggttggggggggggagggggggaaagagggTGAATGA